In Camelus bactrianus isolate YW-2024 breed Bactrian camel chromosome 18, ASM4877302v1, whole genome shotgun sequence, one DNA window encodes the following:
- the LOC105077601 gene encoding LOW QUALITY PROTEIN: putative olfactory receptor 1F12P (The sequence of the model RefSeq protein was modified relative to this genomic sequence to represent the inferred CDS: deleted 1 base in 1 codon), whose product METGNHASASEFLLLGLSSRPERRELIFGLFLAMYPVGAAGNLLIFLAVGSDSHPHTPMYFLLSSLSLVDFCFISATVPKMLVNIQTKTQSISYGGCLAQIYFCILLANMDSFLLTAMAYDRYVAICHPLRYSTVMSLWICALMLGSSWLIASSHSLLHTLLMARLELLEFCASNVISYFFCDLVPLLQLSCSKTQLNQLMILLVGGLIVFIPFLGILISYVHIVSAVLKFPSARGKQKAFSTCGSHLTAVIFFYGTITGVYLSPSSSHSADKDSLASVMYMVVTPMLNPFIYCLRNQDMKGALRKLVSVKAPPHGL is encoded by the exons ATGGAGACGGGAAACCACGCAAGCGCCTCTGAGTTCCTCCTCCTAGGGCTCTCCAGCCGGCCCGAGAGGCGGGAGCTGATCTTTGGGCTCTTCCTTGCCATGTACCCGGTCGGGGCAGCAGGGAACTTGCTCATCTTCCTGGCCGTTGGCTCAGACTCGCACCCCCACACACCCATGTACTTCCTCCTCAGCAGCCTCTCCCTGGTGGATTTCTGCTTCATCTCTGCCACAGTCCCCAAGATGCTCGTGAACATCCAGACAAAGACTCAGTCCATTTCCTATGGTGGCTGCCTAGCCCAGATCTACTTCTGCATTTTGCTTGCCAACATGGACAGCTTCCTCCTGACGGCCATGGCTTATGACCGCTACGTGGCTATCTGCCACCCGCTGCGCTACTCCACTGTGATGAGTCTGTGGATCTGTGCCCTGATGCTGGGGAGCTCCTGGCTCATCGCCAGCTCCCACTCCCTGCTGCACACCCTCCTCATGGCTCGGCTGGAGTTG CTGGAGTTCTGTGCCAGCAACGTCATCTCTTACTTCTTTTGCGACCTCGTTCCCCTGCTCCAGCTCTCCTGCTCCAAAACCCAACTCAACCAACTCATGATTCTGCTGGTGGGGGGCCTGATCGTCTTCATCCCCTTCCTTGGCATTCTCATCTCCTACGTCCACATCGTGTCTGCTGTGCTCAAGTTCCCATCAGCCCGGGGCAAACAAAAGGCCTTTTCCACCTGTGGCTCCCACCTCACGGCAGTCATCTTCTTCTATGGGACCATCACAGGGGTCTACTTGAGTCCCTCATCCTCCCACTCAGCTGACAAGGATTCACTGGCGTCAGTGATGTATATGGTGGTCACCCCCATGCTGAACCCCTTTATCTACTGCCTGAGGAACCAGGACATGAAGGGAGCTCTAAGGAAACTAGTCAGCGTGAAGGCTCCACCCCATGGGCTGTGA